A DNA window from Centroberyx gerrardi isolate f3 chromosome 5, fCenGer3.hap1.cur.20231027, whole genome shotgun sequence contains the following coding sequences:
- the fmoda gene encoding fibromodulin a — MRVVCVFLLAALLPSSLSHGRDPFFWVYGLRAQGYQSGSLQADTTGGECPAECDCPPSFPIAMYCDGRGLTAMPTIPSRMKYLYLQNNAITTVPDSSLVNATGLVWLMMHYNQLTSDGIGKKAFLKMQGLERLYLQHNNLTRIPSNLPRSLRDLRINHNIIDTVTPADLEGMDNLTILYLHDNAVTDMGTSLKGLKSLTLLDISGNKLKKVPAALPELLHQLYLESNSIDSLPEGFLGHFTQLQYIRMAHNQLTDKGIPPNTFNVTGLVELDLSFNKLERIPPVSTTLEHLYLQANQIKEFTLGSFCSIVDVTNFSKLRTLRLDGNELAQQDIPSDSALCLRLASTIEL, encoded by the exons AtgcgtgtggtgtgtgtgttcctgttggCTGCCCTgcttccctcatctctctcccatgGACGGGACCCCTTCTTCTGGGTGTATGGCCTGCGGGCGCAGGGCTACCAGTCAGGCTCCCTGCAGGCGGACACCACAGGAGGGGAGTGTCCGGCCGAGTGTGactgccccccctccttccctatCGCCATGTACTGCGATGGGCGGGGGCTGACGGCCATGCCGACCATTCCCTCCCGCATGAAGTACTTGTACCTGCAAAACAACGCCATTACAACTGTGCCTGACTCGTCTCTTGTGAACGCCACCGGTCTGGTGTGGCTCATGATGCACTACAACCAGCTGACATCTGATGGCATTGGCAAGAAG GCATTCCTCAAGATGCAGGGACTGGAGCGTTTATATCTGCAACACAACAATCTGACCCGCATTCCCTCTAACCTCCCTCGCTCTCTACGGGACCTGAGAATCAACCACAACATCATTGACACG GTAACACCTGCAGACCTAGAGGGAATGGATAACCTCACTATCCTGTATCTCCATGACAACGCTGTGACAGACATGGGCACATCACTGAAGGGATTGAAGTCCCTCACACTGCTGGATATCAGCGGTAACAAGTTGAAGaag GTGCCAGCGGCTCTGCCTGAGCTTCTCCACCAGCTGTATCTGGAGTCCAACTCCATTGATTCTCTACCAGAGGGCTTCCTGGGCCACTTCACTCAGCTGCAGTACATCAGAATGGCCCACAACCAGCTGACGGACAAGGGCATCCCTCCCAACACCTTTAACGTGACCGGCCTGGtggagctggacctgagcttcAACAAACTGGAGAGAATCCCCCCGGTCAGCACCACGCTAGAGCATCTCTATTTGCAAGCCAACCAGATCAAAG AGTTCACTCTGGGGAGCTTCTGCAGCATCGTGGATGTGACCAACTTCTCCAAGCTGCGGACGCTGAGGCTGGACGGGAATGAGCTCGCTCAGCAGGACATTCCCTCTGACTCGGCCCTCTGCCTGCGCCTGGCTTCCACTATTGAGCTCTAA